Proteins found in one Leptidea sinapis chromosome 23, ilLepSina1.1, whole genome shotgun sequence genomic segment:
- the LOC126971448 gene encoding protein KTI12 homolog, which translates to MPLIIICGTPVSGKTTRANELKEFFEKTHNKQVNIVSEDEAIKKLGYTKESTYLDSQKEKRLRGYLKSEAIKLIGKDNVVILDASNYIKGYRYELYCASKASKSTQCTIYPIRNHDEAWEANKLRIKSYDSSDIANANGVEPYSKEVFDALTKLRFEEPNSNNRWDSPLFTVQFSDPLNVDAIYNVLFKRKPPPPNMSTQNPPLTSTNFLYDLDNITQAISKRILEAKDFDLSVVKFPEYPGCVVDCDVMQSVNPQNLLRLRRQFLTYAKMNHSNENADKLGRYYIQYLNKTLMD; encoded by the exons atgccCCTAATCATAATATGCGGGACTCCAGTAAGCGGGAAGACTACAAGAGCTAATGAACTTAAAGAGTTCTTTGAGAAAACTCATAATAAACAAGTCAATATTGTTTCTGAAGATGAAGCAATCAAAAAATTAGGTTATACAAAAGAATCTACGTATCTAGACTCACAAAAAGAAAAGAGATTGCGTGGATATCTTAAATCGGAGGCAATAAAGCTAATTGGAAAAGATAATGTAGTGATATTAGATGCAAGTAACTACATTAAAG GATATCGCTATGAACTCTATTGTGCATCAAAGGCATCAAAATCAACACAGTGTACAATTTATCCAATTAGAAATCATGACGAAGCTTGGGAGGCTAACAAATTAAGAATTAAAAGTTATGATAGCAGTGATATTGCAAATGCAAATGGAGTTGAACCATATTCCAAAGAGGTGTTTGATGCTCTCACCAAGTTGAG atTTGAAGAACCAAACTCTAACAATCGCTGGGACAGTCCATTGTTTACAGTGCAATTTTCTGATCCATTAAATGTGGATGCTATTTACAATGTCTTGTTCAAACGTAAGCCGCCACCTCCTAATATGAGTACACAAAAT cCACCATTAACATCAACCAACTTCTTATACGACCTGGACAATATAACGCAAGCTATCTCCAAACGTATACTAGAAGCAAAGGATTTCGATCTAAGTGTAGTAAAGTTCCCGGAGTACCCAGGGTGTGTAGTGGACTGTGACGTCATGCAGTCTGTTAACCCACAGAACTTGCTGCGACTTCGAAGGCAGTTCCTGACTTACGCGAAGATGAACCATTCAAATGAGAACGCGGATAAGTTGGGACGTTACTATATACAgtatttgaataaaactttGATGGATTGA